The following nucleotide sequence is from Halobaculum sp. MBLA0147.
ACCGACAGCCACCGACGACCCGTCGTCAGACTTTTGCTGGCGCTCGGGGGAGAGGGTCTCGTGTCACTCCTCGGACGACTGGCGTCGGTCACGCCACTCCACCGGCGGGAGTTGTTCCTGCTGTGTACGTTGCCGCCGGTGTTGCTCGTCACGGGGCTGGAGGTCGTCCGACTGGTCGGCGAGGCGGTGACGAAGCGACCGAAGGGGCTCCCGTACCACCTCTTGTACGCGCCGGGAGCGGTCTTGGGGCTCGACCCCGGGGTGACGCGGGCCGTCGCCGGCGGGTTCCTCCTCGGACTGTTCCTGTTGACCGCGCTCGACGAGTACAAGCGCGTCCACGGCGTCCTCCTGTTGATCCTCTCTGGTGTCGGACTCGTGGTGTTGAACGGTGTCGACGTGCTCCTCGTGGACTGGACGCGGCAGGTCGGGCCGCTCGTCGTCGGGGTCCTGCTCGGTGCGACCGTCGGCGGACTGCGACGCGGTGGCTCGCTCGGCGTCACTCACGACGTGTTCCGTGACGGGCCGGAGACGAGCCTCCGCGAGTTCCCGCGTGCGCTGTACCGGGTGTTCGCCGTCGTCGGGCTGGTCGCGGTGGTCGCCTTAGTCGAGTCGGCGGTGATCTACGACAGTCCACTCGTCGCGCGACCGGACGGAATCACGATGCAAGCGTTCGAACTCCGGGGTGTGGTCTGGCGTGGGTTCTTGTACGACGCCGGGGTCGTCGTCGGGTTCCTCGCGTCGATCTGGACGTTCCGCTCGAACACCGCCGACACGGAGGTGGTGTTGCTCGGCCCGACGGGCGCCGGGAAGACGAGCACGCTCGCCGGGTTGGCGGCGTCCGCGCCGGCGTACGCAGGTGGGACGGCCGACGTGAACGAACCGCTCGCGAAGCTGCGGGACGGGTTGGAGAGCGACGGGACGTTCCCGAGCACCAGACGCGACCGGCTCTACCCGCTCTCGTTGTCGTACAGACACGGGCGACTGTTCCCGCGGAAGGTGACGATCAGGACGCTCGACTACGCGGGTGACCACCTCGCGGACTTCGAGCCGCGCCGATCTGCCGACGAGACCCTCACCGACGACGCGACGACGGTGTTCGAGGTGGCGCGGTACCTCTACCACCGGGCGGCCGTGGCGGACGGCGGTGCGGGCGAGTTCGCGGAGTGGGCGACTGGTGAGTCGGCCGAGACCACCGACGACGAACCGCAGCCCGACACGGAGGAGACGGACGCCGCTCCACTCCGAGGTGGCGACGAGCCGGTGGGGAGAGATCCGGGGACAGTCTCGGGGTTGGCGGAGACGAGTGGGAGCGAGCGCGTCGCGGAGTTGGTCGCGGACGCGGTGTACCACGCCGACGTGGTCGGACTGGTGTATCCGATGGACGACTTCGCGCAGCCGGCAGTAGAGTCGGGGACGGTGCCGCCGTACGCCAGAGTCGTCGACGGCGAGTTGGAGAACCCTCGTGTCCGGGAGTCGTACACGGAGACGCTGGCGTCCGTCGTCGAGACGGCCGCCGATACGACGGACCTGTTCGCCGTCGCGACGAAAGCCGACTACGTCCGCGAGTACGCCGCGATCGAAAGCGGGGTCAACCCGGACCGAGACTGGCGGGCGTTCGGGCGTGTGATCGCTCGCGACTGTGTCGGTGACGCGATGCCGGCCGTGTTGCACGACGACACGGTGCCTGTGTACCTCCCCGTCACCGACGACGAGCCACCCGGACGGCGAAAAGAGTTGTCGGTCGATCTGGACACGGAGAGCGACCGACTCCCACTGCACGGTGCCGAGTCGCTGTTGGATCGCACCGGGCGGTGGCGACTCACCGATCTGCTGCGGGGTGACGGACCGTGAGGAGGGGTGACCGACAGTGAGTGGCGACACGCGAGACCCTGAGCGTGGAGCCGGCGAGACGGCAGACGGCGAACCGACGGACGATGAGACGACAGGCGACGAGACGGTAGACGAGCCAGCAGACGATGAGCCAGCAGGCGACACCCCAGACGACGAACCAGCAGGCGACGACTCACTCGATCCCGAATCAGTCGACGACGAGCCAGCAGACGACGGCTCACTCGACCCCGGAGAGGGACCCGTCGACGACGAGAGAGACGACGACTCCGGGCACCCAGACACGCCGGCCACTCGCGTCAGACTGTTCAACGCCAACGAGGGCGACCTCCTGCTCGACACTGCAGAACAGGCCACTCCAGAGAGGGGAGAGAGTGCCGACGACGAGGGGCCAGCCGACGAGAGGCCCGACGGAGATGACTACGGACCGGCCGACGTACGGCGCGACTACCGCGACGACGTGCGACTGTTCGCCGACCCGGAGCGTGGCGTCGTGACGGTCTACTGCAACGTGAACCGTGTCGCGCCGGAACAGGTCCTAGCGCGGGTGACCGTCGAACCGGGACCGCTCCCGGTCGTACTCGGCCGGACACGAGCGGCCGTTGATCAGACACTGGCCGCTCGCGGGTGGCCGGTCGTCGCGGACGCCGAGCAGCCGGTGTTCGACGCGCTCGGTGTCGTCCGTGACTCGACGGTCGCGAGCGGTGACACGGCAGAGAGGGACGAGGTCGACGACGAGGACGCCGCGGCAGCGACGGCACTCGAGGAAGCGCTCGGTGCCGTCGCTCCGGATGGTGCCGACGCGGTGACACTGGCGGAGCTGACCGCCTGCTCGCGGGCGACGGTGGTGACTCCCGGCGAGCGCGCGGCGGCACGGCTCCTCCCGCTCGTTTGCCGTCGGTGGCCTGACGACACGACGCTCTCGGTGACCGGCTCGCCGTCGGACACGCGCCGGACGGACGCGGAGTCGTCAGGGACCGACACGGAGACGGACGGAGCGACGAGTCACACCGCGAGTCCAGACGTGGCGCTCCGTCCAGACGTAGCGGCCGACGCGGTGCGACTCGCCGGCGACACACGACGGGAACTCGCGGAGCGACGGCGGCGTCGCCTCCGTGTCCTCGCGGAGTCGCTCCCGGACCCGACGAGTGTCGAGTTCAAGAGTGAGACCGGCGACGGCGGTCGCGCCGATTCCGGCGAGCGACCGGACAGTGACGGTTCGAACGGGGCTCCGGACCGTAGTGCCGGAGTCGCCGGTGAGGACAGGTCCGGTGTGGGTTCCTTGACCACGGACCCAGTCGACTCGCTCGGACGAGCCGTGAGACGATACCTCCCGGCGGTACTCGTCACGGCCGTCGTCGGCTGGGTCGCCACTGGACCCCTCCCGGGATCGCTGGCTGCGGTGGCCGCCGTGCTCGCCGGATCAACCGTCGCTGCCGGGGGAGCCGTCGTTCGGGGTCGTAGAACACACCCACACTGATACGACCGTCTAGGCAGCCGAACCGACCGCCTCGTGAAGGACTGTGTACCACGCTTGAATTATCGGTGGAGATAGACGGAGCGTTATTATTTACACGTAGGACGATAGTCGTCAAGAAGAGGCACAGCACATGGGGGCGAACCAGTCGACGGACCGTGGACGGGTGGAGGAGTGGATCGAGGAGTTCGTGCGGTACACGCCGGACGGGACGACGATCCCGGAGGACATGTGGCAGTCGCGCCACCGGACGATCCTCCTGTCGTTGTTCGCACACGTCCCGTTCCTGTTGGCACTGGGACTGTACTCGGGGACGGAGTCGGTTCTGACCGGGGCGCAGATACCGGCGACACCGGCGTGGCTGGTGCTCGGCGAGTTGGGGGTGCTCGTCGCCATCGGCGCGTTGTCGGCGTGGTCGCGTCCGTCACGGCGCGCGCGGACGACGCTGGCAGCCGTGGGAATGATGACCTCCTCGACGCTGCTCGTCCAGTTCTCTGGCGGGTACATCGAGGCGCACTTCCACTTCTTCGTGGTGATGGCCGTCGTCGCTATCTACGAGGACTGGGTGCCGTTCCTGGTCGGGTTGGTGTACGTCGCCGTCGGGCATGGGGTGTTCGCGACCATCGACGCGAGTCGCGTGTACAACCACCAGGCGGCGATCCAGTACCCGTGGTCGTGGGCCGTCATCCACGCCGCGTTCATCCTGATGTTGATCGCGGCACTGATGACGAACTGGCGCTCGTTGGAACGGTCTCGCGAGGAGGCGGAGCAGCGACTCGCCGAGGTGGCGGAACGCGACGACAAGATCGAGGAGGTCGAGGCCGCCCGCGCCGAGGCCGACGCCAAGCGGGCGGAGGTGGCCGAGTTGAACGAGCACTTGGAGACCGTCGCCGACGAGTACAGCGCGGCGATGGGTCGCGCGGCAGACGGTGACCTGACCGTCCGACTCGAACGTCACGGCGAGAGCGAGGCGATGGACCGAATCGCGGATGCCTTCGACGAGATGATGGCGGAGTTCGAGGGGACGCTCGAAGAGATCCAGACGTTCGCGGCGGCCGTCGAGACGGCGACGGGAGAGACGACTGCCGAGTTGTCGGAGGCGAGCGAGGCGGGCGACCGGGTGCGGGCATCTGTCGACGACATCGCCGAGGGGACGGCGGGTCAGCGGGCCTCGCTAGAAGAGGTGTCCGACGAGATGAACAACCTCTCGGCGACGATCGAGGAGGTCGCCTCCTCCGCAGAGACGGTCGCAGCGACCGCCGAGGAGACGGCACGGTTAGCCGACGACGGCGAGGCGTTGGCCGAGACGGCCGTCGAGCGCACCACCGAGGCGCGGACGGCGATCGACGAGACGGCGGCTCGCGTCGAGTCGCTGGAGTCGCAGGTCGCCGAGATCGGCGAGATCACGGGGCTGATCTCCGACATCGCCGAGCAGACGAACATGCTCGCGTTGAACGCCAACATCGAAGCCGCACGAGCGGGTGGCGACGGGAGCGGGGCCGGCGACGGCTTCGCGGTCGTCGCCAGCGAGGTGAAGAGTCTCGCCGAAGAGACCGCCGAGGCCGCCGGCGACATCGAGGAGTTGATCGCGGAGACCCGAACGAAGACGGCGGCCGCCGTCGAGGAAGTGGAGACGGCGCGCGAGGCAGTGGAGGCGAGTTCGGAGGCAGTCACCGAGGCGGGCGACGTGTTCGAGGAAGTCGCCGAGAACACGGCGGAGACGGACGACGGCGTCCGCGAAATCAGTGGCGCGACGGACGACCAAGCCGCCAGCACAGAGGAGGCGGTCGCGATGGTCGAAGAGGCGGCGACCGTCAGTCGCGACAACGAGGCGAAGGCGGAGACGGCGGCGAGTGCAGCCGATCAACAGGCGTCGGCGACGGACCGTGTCCGGGACCGAGCCGACTCACTGGCGGAACAGGCCGAGCGGCTCCGCGAACTGCTCGCGACGTTCGAGGTGACTGGCGACGACCGGGTTGGCCCCGACGAGACACCGGCACCGACCGGCGGGACGGCGGTGGGTGACGGCGGTCGGACGGAGTGACGAGTCACACGGATAGGGGGCGCAAACGTTCGACCTGCCTCTCTTGCGGTATTATTTGACTTCCACTAATCCACATGAGAACCCGGCAACGACAGTCTGCCGGCGCTGTCGTCTCACGCGATGCAGCAGACGTGATCTATGTGAACGTCCACACCCGTTTTGAAGGCCCCAAAGTACCGAATGCGACGCTTTGATCCCGTGAGTGGCCGGGGGACACCGTCTCAGTAGACATTGGATGTGGTGACGGTGTGTGGCGGCGTAGTCGTCTCTTCGAGTGACCTCAGATCGGATAGTGTTGTATGAGTTCGGATTACTGCTCGACCGGAATCGGTGGTAGTGCCCGACGACACGTCAGCCGAGGTCGGCGTCTCGGAACCGGAGATAGCCGACGGCGAGTGGGAGTACGATCCAGGCCAACAGCAACAGTGCAGGGAACCACGCGGACGCGAACGGGTCGGGAGCGAGTGCGGTTCCTTGAGAGAGTGCATTGAAAACGCCGTTCGCGGCTTCGTTCGGTGGGAGTGTCTGTAGAACCCGGAGCCACAGTGGAGCGGTCTCGGCCGTTTCGGACAATAGCCCGAGTTCGACCGCGATGAACCGGATCGCCTGCATGACGACGTTCCACAGGACAACAGCGATCATAAAGACGGTGACAGCAAGTGCCGTCGCGCGTGTCTCGGTCTCAACCGAGGCGGAAATCGCCACACCGACGGCGACGAACGCCACGCCCATCGTAGCGAGCGCAGTGGCGAACGACACGAACAGCGAGAGTTCGCCGCCGATACCGAAGCCTACCAGTGCGGCGACGGTGACACCCACACCGACCGCCGTTGCGGCGAGCATCAGTACCGAGCGGCCGAGGAACTTCCCAGCGAGCACGCTCCCGCGCGACGGCGGCAGACTCAACAGCATCCGAAGCGACCCAGACTCGCGCTCTGCGGTGATCGCACCCTTCCCGAGAACGAGTCCGACGATCGGGAGGGTCCCTACGGATAACTGGAAGGTGAAGCTGAGGATCTGTCTTGCTGGCTCCTCTCGTTGCGTGGTGGCGATCAGGGCGGCGATTCCGCCGGTTAACAGGACGACGACGGCCGTGACGGCCCACAGTGTCCGCGACCGACCGGCGTCAGCGAGGTCCTTCCGGGCAACGACCTGGGTACTCATCCTTCCACCTCCGAAGTCGGAGTCGCACCGTCGCGAGCGGCAGCCGACGACGCGTGCTGGGTTTGCGTCGGCTCGTCGCTTCCCTCCGTGTAGTCGGCGAATAGGTCTTCAAGCGACGACTCGTCGATCCGTACGTCCGAGACCGTCGTCACTGCGCGCACCTCGTCGAGGAGTGTCAGCTTCGCAGCCGGCCGGCGGCACGTAGCCGTGAGCGTCCCGTCGGTGAACGACACGTCGTCGACGTGCGAGAGCGAATCAGCGTCAGGCAAGTCGCCGGTCGGGTCGTCCGCGACATCGAGCGAGACGGTCGCACCGCTCCCCATCTCCGACCGGAGTCCCTCGATGGTGTCGACCGTGATCATCGAGCCGTCGTTGAGGATGCCGACCCTGTCCGCGACCGCCTCAACCTGTTCGAGGACGTGACTCGAGAAGAACACCGTCGCGCCACGCTCGTTCTCCGCCAGGATGATCTCGCGGAGTTCGCGCGCACCGTTCGGGTCGAGTCCACTCGTCGGTTCGTCCAGCAACAACAGGTCGGGTGAGCCGACGAGCGCCATCGCCAACGCGAGCCGTTGGCCCATCCCAGTCGAGTACTCGCCCGCGGGGCGTTGGGCGTCGTCGGGGTCGAGTCCAACACGGTCCAACAACGTGTCCGGATCGTCGGTCGCGTCCTTCAGTTCGATCGCGAGTTCGACGTGGCGGCGGCCACTCAGGCGGTCATAGAGTCCGTAATCTTCCGGGACGACACCGATACGCCGGTGGATCGTCTCTCTGTCGGCGGCGACGTCGAGTCCCATGATCGACGCCTCACCGCTCGTCGGCGACACGAAGTCGAGCAAGGTGTTGAGGACGGTCGACTTCCCGGCGCCGTTCGGGCCGAGGAAGCCGAACACCTCCCCCGACTCAACGGTCAGGTCGAGGTTATCGACGGCGGTCACGTCACCGTACCGTTTCGTCAGTCCGCGCGTCTCGATGGCTGGCTGATCGTCGGTCACGTCCCATCGTTCACGGACGGATGGCGTAAGAGGTACCACGTCGTCTCTCTTCGGAAACCGTGTTTCAGGTCGTGAGAGACCACGAACGGGTCCTTCCAGGTGGTGTCACACACGTGCCGATCACGCGGCAACCACGCTCTCACTCACGGAGCGCTCGGATCACCTCGCGACAGGTGCCAGGGATCGACCTGGCGAGTGGCGTCGCGATGACGTACTCCGTGACGGCGTCGTTGAGTCGGTCGGCGTCGATTCGTCCACTTCCCGGTGCACGGGCGACCGCTCGATCGCCGGCCAGGAGGTGATACCCCGCGTCACGCAGCGGGTTACGCGACAGCGACAGTGCAGGCGTCTCGGCGGCCGCAGTCTCGACGGCGTCGTACGCGGCCCGTCTGACCGCCCGTACGTCCGCAGCACTCGTGACGGTGTCGAGTTCCCCGGCCGTCCGGCGTTGATTAATCCACCGGATCGCACGGAACGTGACCAGCCAGCGGTGTGCCTCGGCGATCCGTTCGCCAGGCCGCCGCCAGTCGTCCGTCGGCCGTCCGTCAGGGTTGAGTTCGAGCCGGAGGTCATCTAGCGCGTGCTCGCCTGGTCCCCAGTCTGCCTCTTCACTGGGTTCCGGCGGAATCTCGGCTGCCTTCGAGCGCACGCGCTCGGCGAGTGTCTCGCCGGCGTCGACGAGTCGGTCCTCGATGGAGCCCGTGTCGTCCGGCAGCGAGGCGGCGAACTGTGCCGCGAGGTGGCGCCCGTCCGCGAGGTGTGCGGTCGTCCGTTCGGCTGCTCCGGCGACCTCGGCGGCCTCGAGGACACTGTCCTCCGCGTTCCCGAGTGGATCGTCTCGAGTCGCAGCATCCAGTGTGCGCTCGATCTGGGCGTGGACCACGGCCGCACGCACTGGGTCGTCCCCGACGTACTCGTGGCTCGCCAACACGTCCGTCGCCCGCGTCGTCACCGTCTGGAGCTCCGAGTAGAGGTCCGGAACCGCGACCTCGTCCTCGACGAACCGCCACCCGGCAGCCGCGTACCGCGCCTCCTCGCGCGCCCGTCCGAGCCGCGAGAGAGCGAGCAGGTCCGTCTCGGCGCGACGCGCCTGGTTGAGGTGATCAGTCGCCCTCGCGGCGGCGTCCAGCAGTCGCTCGCGGACGACGCCGTTGGGGATCTCGTCGGGGCCGAGCGGCGTCGGAAGTGTCGCCAGCAACCCTCGGACGCGGTCGCGGTGGGCGGCGACGTACTCGGGAGCAACGTCGACGGGCACCGCCACTCGCACGGGCGGGTGCCGCTCCTCGTCGGGATCCAACTCCGGGAGATCGTGTGCCGAGAGCTGTGCATCGCCAGCACCCAACGGTAGCGAGTTCACACAGCCGGCGGTGAGACAGAGCCCGCCGGCCGCGAGGAGTCCGCGTCGCGTCGTCGTGCGGTCGTCGCTCACGCGCCCTCACCCCCGACGCGACAGTCGGCGCTCCCGAGGGAGGTGCCGAACCCACCGGGCGGGTCGTCGAACGCGGCCGGGATGCGGATCAGGCGGATCTCGTAGGTGAACGCCTCGGCGCGACACCGTTCGTCGTACGGCCGCAACGCGCGGGCGTAGTCAGTGTCGAACCCGTCGTCCGCCCACGACACCGAACACAGCGAGACGGTGTAACACTCCTCCAGTCGGATCAGTTGGAGGACGACCGATTCGCGCTCGAAGTCCGTGTCCGCGAGGAAGGCGGCGACGGCGTCGGCGTCGACCCCGTCCGTCCGGACGCGGTTGGCGGTCTCGCGTGACGCGATCACGTCCGAGACCACGTCCACGTCGCCGGGGCGTGCCGTCCGGCGAGGCTGGCCGTCAGGGTCGCGGATCCAGACCGGTGGCCGGATCTCGCCGCCGCGGAGTCGCAACGTCGGCGGATCGGTCACGCTGTTCGGGCCCGGGTCGGCACCGTCTGCCGGTTCCGTCGCCGTCTCGGCACGGCCCGCGTCGCCCGCGAGTGTGCCACAACCGGCCAGCGCCGCCGCCGCGCCGACGGTCACCGAGAGGAGACCGCGTCGTGTGGAGGGGACCATGTCGTCTGCGCTTCCGAGAGAGTCGGTATAAGTCTCGTGGACACGGTCGCTCGGCGGTGATCCCGTCGGCGCGACCACGCGACGAGCCGTGTGTGACGCTTCTGACGGACAATCGGAGGCTACCGCCGTCTGGAGCCCCCGGCGACCACACGTCCGTGGTCACGCGCCGGTGCCGTCGGCGTCGGTCGCCGTGTCCTCTCGGTGGGCTCGCGCGTCGAAGTAGGCGGCCGCCGTCCCCTCGGGTGCGAGCCGCTCGACGGTCGACTCGCCACACTCGTCACACCGTTCGACCGCGTCGAGCGTCGCGAACACCGTCTCGCAGTTGGGACAGACGTAATAGTCAAGCGCGAGCACACGATTACTTGGCCGGGCAGCCACCTGAACGTTCGCTTTACCGGCCTCGGTGCCCCGCGAAAGCCGTCCGTACCGCGAACGCTGTGGGGTCTTGTCGCGGTTGAGGTGTCACAAGAACCGGATAACGAAGTGGACCCCCGTCATAGTAGAGGCTGCGGTGCGACACAAGACCCCCTGACCCCCCTACCGCGCACCGTGGGCCGCAGTCGACTCGGCCGTGGACGGGAGCCCTGACGGCTCGCCGTCCAGAATTGTCGACATCCCGGTCATGCGGCCGGGGTACTTTTTGTGGAGTTCACC
It contains:
- a CDS encoding methyl-accepting chemotaxis protein, whose amino-acid sequence is MGANQSTDRGRVEEWIEEFVRYTPDGTTIPEDMWQSRHRTILLSLFAHVPFLLALGLYSGTESVLTGAQIPATPAWLVLGELGVLVAIGALSAWSRPSRRARTTLAAVGMMTSSTLLVQFSGGYIEAHFHFFVVMAVVAIYEDWVPFLVGLVYVAVGHGVFATIDASRVYNHQAAIQYPWSWAVIHAAFILMLIAALMTNWRSLERSREEAEQRLAEVAERDDKIEEVEAARAEADAKRAEVAELNEHLETVADEYSAAMGRAADGDLTVRLERHGESEAMDRIADAFDEMMAEFEGTLEEIQTFAAAVETATGETTAELSEASEAGDRVRASVDDIAEGTAGQRASLEEVSDEMNNLSATIEEVASSAETVAATAEETARLADDGEALAETAVERTTEARTAIDETAARVESLESQVAEIGEITGLISDIAEQTNMLALNANIEAARAGGDGSGAGDGFAVVASEVKSLAEETAEAAGDIEELIAETRTKTAAAVEEVETAREAVEASSEAVTEAGDVFEEVAENTAETDDGVREISGATDDQAASTEEAVAMVEEAATVSRDNEAKAETAASAADQQASATDRVRDRADSLAEQAERLRELLATFEVTGDDRVGPDETPAPTGGTAVGDGGRTE
- a CDS encoding ABC transporter permease subunit gives rise to the protein MSTQVVARKDLADAGRSRTLWAVTAVVVLLTGGIAALIATTQREEPARQILSFTFQLSVGTLPIVGLVLGKGAITAERESGSLRMLLSLPPSRGSVLAGKFLGRSVLMLAATAVGVGVTVAALVGFGIGGELSLFVSFATALATMGVAFVAVGVAISASVETETRATALAVTVFMIAVVLWNVVMQAIRFIAVELGLLSETAETAPLWLRVLQTLPPNEAANGVFNALSQGTALAPDPFASAWFPALLLLAWIVLPLAVGYLRFRDADLG
- a CDS encoding ABC transporter ATP-binding protein, translating into MTDDQPAIETRGLTKRYGDVTAVDNLDLTVESGEVFGFLGPNGAGKSTVLNTLLDFVSPTSGEASIMGLDVAADRETIHRRIGVVPEDYGLYDRLSGRRHVELAIELKDATDDPDTLLDRVGLDPDDAQRPAGEYSTGMGQRLALAMALVGSPDLLLLDEPTSGLDPNGARELREIILAENERGATVFFSSHVLEQVEAVADRVGILNDGSMITVDTIEGLRSEMGSGATVSLDVADDPTGDLPDADSLSHVDDVSFTDGTLTATCRRPAAKLTLLDEVRAVTTVSDVRIDESSLEDLFADYTEGSDEPTQTQHASSAAARDGATPTSEVEG